From the Amphiura filiformis unplaced genomic scaffold, Afil_fr2py scaffold_274, whole genome shotgun sequence genome, the window TAGTATAGTGACATCTTCCACTTCCCCTAAACATCTTGGTCCCTACTTGCTGACCACGACAAAATTGTCAACAGGCAATTTGGGCCACTTTTCCCCCTGTTTTTGCCCTCTCAGAAAACAGTGTGGAGCCCATGATTTAGAAAAGTGGTGTCAATTAAATCTTTATAAAGGGTGCAGTTATATCTTTATTGCTAAAAATGTGTGGAACTCCGTCTAAATCATATGTATCAAAGAGCGAAATGATTAATGGGCTATGTTTTACAAAATACAGGTTTTCAGGCAAATTACCCAATACTCATAATAACTGAACTAAACAATCTCatttaaattaacatttgaaaCAATTGCCAGAATGAATTTGGACGTGTGTGACAATCACTTGACAATGTCAAGGTATGTGTAAACTACATCATGCATATCCCCTTAGTGTATAACAGGCCTACCCTGCTTTTATTCAGTTCATCAAAATAGCGAATCTAAAATTTCTGATTCACAATTATTGCTTTTATTTGCACAGGATAAGCAAAACCTCCAAGTCCTCAAAGGGACAAAGAACAATCACAGCGATTGAACAAAACCATGCTGTGAATCCAGGAGACAGAAGTGCAGACACTTGGGTGTCATCTGATAGATGCAATGTGTTTGGTGACAAGTAAGttataaaaagatgaataattttttGCACATGTATCTGATGAGTTGACcttaatgtttatcaacaaaggcaagggactggtatatcgataagCTTGAgaaaactgcatacaaccactacactgttcaatagcctaaTTGTGCTGTGGCGtgagttttaaaagcacaggtcctGAACAAAATATCAACTCATCTAAATACATATCGTATTTACCGCATTATTGACCCAGGCACTTAACCTCCTGAGCActatctgccgatctaacattgcctctgattggtcaattacatgatatcttcactttaatcaccaatcagaatggagctttgcaaataattcaccccaaattttttgtgtggtgaaattatataaaacaatgttgctgataggtcaaattgataatgaaaacttcattttggccaatcggcaggtacttCTCATGGGATTAAGTAAGTTATTTTTATGGACAGTTATTAAGATCATGATATATATATGAAAGTCAATCATTTTTCTTGTAACAATTATTCTTAAAACTAATTTAAGATATTAAAACTATGTACTCCATAAACAATGGTCCAAATCATTTCAAGTCAATGTCGGGACAGTTTTGTCTGATTTTCTTTGGACACTTGACTTGatttaaattttaatacagaTGTAGGAATTTGTAGGAATCCTCTTATTCTGTGGAGAAAGGAAGTACGTTCATTATGTTTATTAAGAATACGCGAACGGGGCCTACATCCCTTAGGGTCCAGTTCATCTTGATCTGGAGAAACACACTTGATCGAAAGACGTTAAGACAACATTCTTTAGCTACAACTGTCGAGATACCACTCTTTTATTTCGGTGGGCATTCAAGATCGATGTGCAAATCATCTTGGCCCGAGCCTTAATGTTTAATAAGACGAGTTCTCAGTGTTACTTCTCCTGCCTAAGGAAAATCATGCCATATTGAAACCTGTTAACATCTACATAGTTAACTATCTGCTCCAACTACCAACTCACTTCTTGGTGATGGTGCTAGCTCACTCCCTGGCTCGCTACTGAATAGCAACAGACGACTCGACTCTTACTCTCTGTGCATCCTACTTTTGAAAGGCATATTTCCTAGGAGAGGGCAGTACCACTGAAAGCACGTGGACTTAGCTACTAGAGGCTAAGGGTAATAATTGTTGACACATCACTTTCCTTCGAATCTGAACTGTGTATGACCTGTCTATCCAGGTACTTCTTATTATATGAAGGATTATTACACAGATAGTAAAAATGCACAAAAAGGGGCGATTAGTCAGgttcaagttaaaaaaaaaagtcagagGGGCGCTAATTAGGGGAAGGGCACTATACAGTAGTAATAATGGTGTCATATACATTTTCTccagttgcatcatacaaatgaacaaacacaaaaccatatgtgtaaaatagcttaaaataacAGTTCagtttttcaaaatatataaattcTACTTTCAATTATGGTAtggtatatttattaaaaacactcaaatagcagccaaaatggctgaattgcatggtgaattacaataattacaatcaaatttatataaagaaatgcaaatttaTGATGTAAAAATTTACCCTTTTAACCAAGGTTTATATCTAGACCATGCCCTTTGCACAGACAACAgcctgacctctgaccccaatggaaaatgggtcaacgaactctttgaaaatgaccaaatttcacacatttgaaaatcTTTACACATATTGCAATCCCGCTATTGTACATGCCGTTTTCTTAAACCCGCCACTTTGGAAAGGTTACCGCCAAATTCTCTGCATAGACTTCACATTTAATGAGAtaaggtttacattggtaccactccaaGGGTAGCAGGCATCCTAATTCAAATGTTACAGCATTGCAAAGCTGGAAAACTGAACATCTGCGTaacctgtaaaattgaaaattgaactccctataccttacacagtaaagcattattgaaatctgcaaaaatgcagaaaaatgacaactcacagacaGGTGTTTCAATAACCTCCCAAGAGTTATATAACTGAAATgatgtatcaaatgaaagaggagactggAAGCTATGCACAGACACCAgcctgacctctgaccccaatggAAAATGCGCCAACGAACTCtttgaaaatgaccaaatttcacaaatttacaaATCTTTATGCATATTGCAATCCCGCTATTGTACATGCCGTTTTCTTAAACCCGCCAGTTTGGAAAGGTTACCGCCAAATTCTCTGCATAGACTTCACATTTAATGAAAGAGGTGACAATAAGGTTTACATTGGTACATACACTCCAAGGGTAGCAGGCATATCCTAATTCAAATGTTACAGCATTGCAAAGCtggaaaactgaaaatctgcataatctgtaaaattgaaaattgaactccctataccttacacaggaaagcattattgaaatctgcaaaaaatgcagaaaaatgacaactcacagacaGGTGTTTCAATAACCTCCCAAGAGTTATATAACTGAAatgatatatcaaatgaaagaggagactggaagctttgcacagacaacagcctgacctctgaccccaatggaaaatgggtcaacgaactctttgaaaatgaccaaatttcacacatttgaaaatcTTTACACATATTGCAATCCCGCTATATACATGCCGTTTTCTTAAACCCGCCAGTTTGGAAAGGTTACCGCCAAATTCTCTGCATAGGCTTCACATTTAATGAAAGAGGTGACAAtaaggtttacattggtaccactgcAAGGGTAGCAGGCATCCTAATTCAAATGTTACAGCATTGCAAAGCTGAaaaactgaaaatctgcgtaatctgtaaaattgaaaattgaactccctataccttacacagtaaagcattattgaaatctgcaaaaaatgcagaaaaatgacaactcacagacaGGTGTTTCAATAACCTCCCAAGAGTTATATAACTGAAATgatgtatcaaatgaaagaggagactggAAGCTATGCACAGACACCAgcctgacctctgaccccaatggaaaatgcgtcaacgaactctttgaaaatgaccaaatttcacaaatttacaaATCTTTATGCATATTGCAATCCCGCTATTGTACATGCCGTTTTCTTAAACCCGCCAGTTTGGAAAGGTTACCGCCAAATTCTCTGCATAGACTTCACATTTAATGAAAGAGGTGACAATAAGGTTTACATTGGTACGTACACTCCAAGGGTAGCAGGCATATCCTAATTCAAATGTTACAGCATTGCAAAGCtggaaaactgaaaatctgcataatctgtaaaattgaaaattgaactccctataccttacacaggaaagcattattgaaatctgcaataaatgcagaaaaatgacaactcacagacaGGTGTTTCAATAACCGCCCAAGAGTTATATAACTGAAatgatatatcaaatgaaagaggagactggaagctttgcacagacaacagcctgacctctgaccccaatggaaaatgggtcaacgaactctttgaaaatgaccaaatttcacacatttgaaaatcTTTACACATATTGCAATCCCGCTATATACATGCCGTTTTCTTAAACCCGCCAGTTTGGAAAGGTTACCGCCAAATTCTCTGCATAGGCTTCACATTTAATGAAAGAGGTGACAAtaaggtttacattggtaccactgcAAGGGTAGCAGGCATCCTAATTCAAATGTTACAGCATTGCAAAGCTGAaaaactgaaaatctgcgtaatctgtaaaattgaaaattgaactccctataccttacacagtaaagcattattgaaatctgcaaaaaatgcagaaaaatgacaactcacagacaGGTGTTTCAATAACCTCCCAAGAGTTATATAACTGAAATtatgtatcaaatgaaagaggagactggACGCTTTGCACATACACCAgcctgacctctgaccccaacggaaaatgggtcaacgaactctttgaaaatgacaaaatttcacaaatttacaaATCTTTATGCATATTGCAATCCCGCTATTGTACATGCCGTTTTCTTAAACCCGCCAGTTTGGAAAGGTTACCGCCAAATTCTCTGCATAGACTTCACATTTAATGAAAGAGGTGACAAtaaggtttacattggtaccactccaaGGGTAGCAGGCATCCTAATTCAAATGTTACAGCATTGTAAAGCtggaaaactgaaaatctgcgtaatctgtaaaattgaaaattgaactccctataccttacacagtaaagcattattgaaatctgcaaaaaatgcagaaaaatgacaactcacagacaGGTGTTTCAATAACCTCCCAAGAGTTATATAACTGAAATgatgtatcaaatgaaagaggaaactggaagctttgcacagacaccggcctgacctctgaccccaatggaaaatgggtcaacgaactctttgaaaatgaccaaatttcacaaatttacaaATCTTTATGCATGGAATTTTTATCCATGTTAGCTAAGTTTACaccaggtgtaactcaaaatgtgaacaccacTATATTTGACTGTTTTCGAATAGGCCTCAATCAATGGGGacttattttgctgtgttacaaACCCCCCCCAAAGAAGGAACCTCCAACTAGTTAGGATCACCAACTATATTTAACTGTTTTAGAACAGGGttagaaaaaatttgggcgacttttcaacattggctcctgcgacttcagatagtttcctgtcccatagaaaccaatggtaaagagaaaaattgggtgactttttgattatttgacccccgattcgggctgaaatattttggcaaccctgttttaGAACCACCTTGTTTGTTATATTACTGGCAACATGGTGCAAAACGATGGCCATGAATAGTCATTGAAAAAATTGAACCACTATTTTCAGGGGTATAAAACTTTCAGCAATGAGTCGGTGTGAAGTCCACACCCTTTTTTTGTGGGCTCCAAACCATGCAATACATTCATATGGATgtcaatttgaaaaaaattcaatacATTCTGCACATAGCTTATAATTTTCTCTCTTGATCTCTTTCTCGTTTTACAGAGGTCATAGATCCACTCAGATATCCATCTAAGTTCTGATTGAACACCTGAATGGCCAGCTCAAGAGCAAGTTCCCCTGCTTTGATGGTACTGGAGAAGTCCTGTGATACATTGTTGTTTGCTGCATTCTTTTCAACATCAGCCAGGATGACTTAAAATGCAGAGACTATTGATCATGTTGACCATCAATGATGTGGAAGGAAGCTTCTGATGCTGATGAAGTAGGCCTGGTGCAGTCTTGATGTCACAGACCCTCCCTAGCACTAACCAAGTGCACTACCCCATCCCAGGAACAGAGCCAGTGTTATTCGGAAGaacagtggaaacttgttaacacaaaTCTGTCAACCTAATATTTGTGATTTAACACAAGTACCATTAAGACTATAGGCTTttgatgtttttgtgtgagctagCTTTTGTGGGatggatgcatgtgaaatggatcCTGTTGCaattactcccaattccagaacaACACAGCACTAATTCTaatccagtggcatagccagaatTTTAGTGTGGGCAAAGCCCACTTTTTGGACCCCATTTGTCAATTCTTTGTCCTAtatatttttagtcattttattaacactttactctttgccatccccatatGTTATTCCTGAAAAATGTCTGTGGATTTGTCCCACCTCACAcacattttatcaatatttatttcattattttacttttattgtcctccacacatatgtggggcttatgttatcatccagatggttgcctgtctgcctgcctggttgtttgtttgcttggccGACTGTCTGGGTGGaaacaaattcattaatccactgtgcagcttcagcgcaataaccgatcaacatcattattatgttttcagggttattaggagttaagaaaacctaataatgagaatattttgcatgataccataacatatcggattcgtcatacaaatatcgaactcgccgttggctcgtccgatatttttatgactcatccgatatgttatggtatcatgctcagccatccaatattatatcaaacttggtattagTAGAGAAGCCACAtcggtctatctgctctagttCAGGTTTTCGTGAAACATTTttagacaaaggtgccagccgggttaaaaTTAATCATAAGAGTCTCATCCTTTTGATTAACCCGGCTGGCAGAGCTGAGTTATTTGGAttgaaaagtgcagtttttgtgatttttttcccttttttaccaaaaatgccaatTATTAAAACAGATAACTTGGTATGGTATGACCTTCATATTTGCATCAcatgtcacatgtgtattcaatatttgttaacataaaaattttgtctttatatcttgatgcaatattttgggtgaaatgcattattttgatgattttgttcaattttgacccaaaaaaaatttacatggtaaaaaatggaatttttaaaatatttgaaataaaaagtataccaatgcaTTGATATGAATGTCATCAAAAAAGCCAATTATGACAACTTCCTGAAACCAAacgtttttgacctatgacctcttgaaaatcgaAGGTCAACATAAAATGATCGTTTTTGGCAGTTTTGCCATCAAAATTGACTGAAAAATGGTGagaaatgtggttgctatggtaactGACCAACCTGTGACTCCTGCAACTATCATAAAATTGTGGTACTAGTTCATTTAATTAATATTAGTTGCAATAAAAACTTGTGTATAGCAAGTAaacaataaaaaatttgaaaaaatgacaatttttagctattttttagccaaaaacaagcattttatgcttacctttgattttcaagaggtcataggtcaaaaacctttaTTTTTAGGATGCTGCCATGATTCACTTTTTTATGTGCACATTCATATGAATACactggtatactttttatttcaaatatcttaagtttaaattttttttctatGCTTCACCACGTAAAATTcaccttttttggtcaaaatttaacaaaatcaccgaaataatgcattttccataAAAATGTTGTTCTAAATATATAGATGCAATTTTTTTGTTAACGAATATTGAATATACATatcatgtgacatgtattctaAATAGAAAATATTAAGTTCATACATCATTTACTTTCAAAGCTATAGCTGTTTtaataattgacatttttggtaaaaaaaaggttaaaaaaatcaCAAACTGCATATTTCAACTCAGCCCACGTCACTTTTTAGAAATGACAGCTGGGTAAAATGAAAAGATTAGAGTGTGTAGATACATTTTAACACCACAAGaagctttgtccaaaaatgttagACGACCACTTCAAAATCACTATGTGGCCTCTctaaatcttaaaggacttgtTATTGCGGCCTTtctgctataggcctatgtatttacaaatgtaaaaatcaaaaaaaaaaaaaaggtatttcatGCTGAAATGGCCTTTGGTTGTCTGGAAGGCATAAGTCCGAAAAACTATGAGTCACAGAAATAAGTCATTGTGAATTTGTGAAATAAGTCATAACGTTAAAATGGGCATTTTTGGTAAGAAAGcatgtttttacccaaattttgcctcaatatggtataatggaatatttttgttcacagaaataa encodes:
- the LOC140145444 gene encoding uncharacterized protein — translated: MLNNRKCEFIHRYETYDTSKSESRKKTFISILISKTSKSSKGQRTITAIEQNHAVNPGDRSADTWVSSDRCNVFGDKGHRSTQISI